The Thermoanaerobacterium thermosaccharolyticum DSM 571 region TTTAGCATATTGGCAAATGAAGTCGGCTATTATGAAAAGGCATACGATTATTTTATGATGACGGCGAGGATGGATTTGGATGATTACAATGGAAATGTTAAAGATGGGATACACACTGCTTGCATGGCAGGTGCCTGGAGTGCAATTATAAATGGTTTTGGCGGAATGATGACATATCCTGATGGGCTTCATTTTATGCCTAATATTCCTGTTGGGTGGAGATTGCTATCATACAATGTTAAGTATAAGAATTGTAAATTGCACGTTGATATAACTCAAGATAAGATATCATTTTTATTGATAGACGGCGCAGAAATGAGGATCTACTTGTACGATGAAGAAATATTGCTATCGAATGGCCTAAAAGTTGAAAAAGAGGTGAAAAAACTTGAAGAACAAAGGTATTAAATACAAAGGTATAATATTTGACTTAGATGGCGTTATAACAGATACTGCTGAGTACCATTATCTTGCATGGAAAAAGTTAGCAGATGAACTTAATATTTATTTTGATAGAAAAATAAATGAGAATTTAAAAGGGGTTAGCCGACTTGAATCATTAGAAATAATATTAAAAAATAGCGATAAAGTTTTTAGCGATGAAGAAAAGCATTATTTAGCAGATAAGAAAAATGATTATTATAAGGAAATGATAAAAAAAATAACGCCCCAAGACATACTACCTGGTGTATGCGACTTAATAAATAATTTAAAGGAAAGAGAAATTAAAATTGCCGTAGCATCTGTAAGCAAAAATGCAAAAACTGTTCTTGACAATCTTGGACTTTTAGATTCTTTTGATTATATCGTGGATGCAGAGAAGATAAAGAATGGAAAACCGGATCCTGAAATTTTTTTAAATGCAGCAGACGGCATTAAAGTAGAACCTTGCTGTTGTATTGGCATAGAGGATTCCAAAGCTGGAATAGAAGCTATAAATAGAGCAGGAATGCTATCAGTAGGGGTCGGCAATCCAGAGACAGTGGAGGAAGCAGATATTATACTTAAGGATTTAAGCAATCCTTCAGACTTATTAAATCTCATATAAAGTTGTAATAATAACCGCCCACAGGAATAAATTAATTATAGATTATAGTTGGGAGGTTATTTTTTGTGAAAATATATTTTGTAAAGAAAAGCGTTATTGTCAATTTATTTGCTGTTTTTGTACTAGCATTTATCTCCGTTTTATATTTCAATTATGGGATACCACCTGTAGTGAGGACTTTTTTGAATATTAATAGGCAACTTCCGATTTATAGTGTTGATATACCTGATAGAAGAGTTGCGATTTCATTTGACGCATCGTGGGGCAGTGATAAAACAGAAAGAATATTGCAAATACTTAGGAACAAAAACGTTAGGGTTACATTTTTTTTGACGGGGTTGTGGGTTGACAAGTATCCCGATTTGGTTAAAAAGATATCTGAAGAAGGCCATGACGTCGAAAATCACAGCAATACACATCCTCACATGACTCAATTAAGTGATAGCCAAATAGTCAATGAATTAAAAGTTAATGAAGAAAAGATTGTCAAGCTAACGGGTAAAAAGCCATATTTATTTAGACCACCTTTTGGTGATTACAACGATAAAGTCATTATAACAGCAAAAAGCCTAGGATATTATACGATACAGTGGGATGTTGATTCTCTTGACTGGAAAGATCTCAATACTGAGGCTATAATAAATAGAGTATTACCAAACGTAAAAAAAGGGTCTATAATATTGTTTCACAATAATGGCGATTTTACAGCGGATGCACTTCCTTATATTATAGATAAGTTAAAAGAAAATGGGTATCAAATAGTT contains the following coding sequences:
- the pgmB gene encoding beta-phosphoglucomutase, encoding MKNKGIKYKGIIFDLDGVITDTAEYHYLAWKKLADELNIYFDRKINENLKGVSRLESLEIILKNSDKVFSDEEKHYLADKKNDYYKEMIKKITPQDILPGVCDLINNLKEREIKIAVASVSKNAKTVLDNLGLLDSFDYIVDAEKIKNGKPDPEIFLNAADGIKVEPCCCIGIEDSKAGIEAINRAGMLSVGVGNPETVEEADIILKDLSNPSDLLNLI
- a CDS encoding polysaccharide deacetylase family protein, with amino-acid sequence MKIYFVKKSVIVNLFAVFVLAFISVLYFNYGIPPVVRTFLNINRQLPIYSVDIPDRRVAISFDASWGSDKTERILQILRNKNVRVTFFLTGLWVDKYPDLVKKISEEGHDVENHSNTHPHMTQLSDSQIVNELKVNEEKIVKLTGKKPYLFRPPFGDYNDKVIITAKSLGYYTIQWDVDSLDWKDLNTEAIINRVLPNVKKGSIILFHNNGDFTADALPYIIDKLKENGYQIVPISQLIYKENYYIDHEGRQHLNQNQ